The Ramlibacter algicola genome segment ATGGCGATGTGGTGCGGGATCGTGCCCATGCGCGCGCCGGCGGCCTCAGACCGCCAGGATCTCCTGCTCCTTGGACTCGACCATCCTGTCGATCTCGGCGATGTGCCGGTCGGTGACCTTCTGGATGTCGGCCTCGGCGCGCTTCTGGTCGTCTTCCGAAGCGGCCTTGTCCTTGACGAGCTTCTTCACGTGGTCGTTGGCATCACGGCGCAGGTTGCGCACGGCGACCTTGGCCGCCTCGCCTTCGTGGCGGACGATCTTGGTCATCTCCTTGCGCCGCTCCTCGCTCATGGGAGGCATCGGCACGCGGATCAGGTCGCCCATGGACGCGGGGTTCAGGCCCAGGTCGCTCTCGCGGATGGCCTTCTCGATCTTGGCGCCCATGCCCTTCTCCCAGGGCTGCACGGACAGCGTGCGGGCGTCCAGGATCGACACGTTGGCCACCTGGCTGATCGGCATCATGGAGCCGTAGTAATCGACCTGCACGGTGTCCAGCAGGCCGGGGCTGGCGCGCCCGGTGCGGATCTTGGTGAGGTTGTTCTTGAAGGCGGCGATGGACTGGTCCATCTTGCCTTCCATGGTCTTCTTGATCTCGGCGATGGTGCTCATGGCTTGCTCCTCGTCCCTCAGGCGTAGACCAGCGTGCCTTCGTCCTCGCCCATCACGACGCG includes the following:
- the frr gene encoding ribosome recycling factor, translating into MSTIAEIKKTMEGKMDQSIAAFKNNLTKIRTGRASPGLLDTVQVDYYGSMMPISQVANVSILDARTLSVQPWEKGMGAKIEKAIRESDLGLNPASMGDLIRVPMPPMSEERRKEMTKIVRHEGEAAKVAVRNLRRDANDHVKKLVKDKAASEDDQKRAEADIQKVTDRHIAEIDRMVESKEQEILAV